One Aspergillus oryzae RIB40 DNA, chromosome 2 genomic window carries:
- a CDS encoding sucrase/ferredoxin-like domain-containing protein (predicted protein), whose translation MFRSLLTLTKLASPQYIFPTVDPKIDGEECRHDCADCTVKWPSKVKIDTTLPMYGYIKQFHTHVLVATGKTDWMGKVEQEKGSLMEAFKSEGGKSKHGRIMVSASNLTPPEGEDGTIDSGKTTVLLLPSFTFVDRVAYGDVRHVVDTFIDNPKQESRLSSRPCPHDYVVLLCSHQRRDARCGITAPLIKKELERHLRGHGLYRDLDDERPGGVGIYFVSHVGGHKFAANVLIYRKKEQQMIWLGRVKPEHCEGVVKYTILQGKVVHPDSQLRGGFDRMKGLTSW comes from the exons ATGTTCCGCTCCCTCCTCACTCTCACAAAACTCGCTTCCCCACAGTACATCTTCCCAACGGTCGACCCTAAAATCGACGGTGAGGAATGTCGCCACGACTGCGCGGATTGCACGGTGAAATGGCCGTCCAAGGTGAAAATCGATACCACGCTTCCGATGTACGGGTACATTAAGCAGTTTCACACGCATGTACTCGTGGCAACAGGGAAGACGGATTGGATGGGGAAGGTAGAGCAGGAGAAGGGGAGTTTGATGGAGGCGTTTAAGTCTGAGGGGGGGAAGTCGAAGCATGGA AGAATAATGGTCTCCGCATCCAATCTTACACCGCCggagggtgaagatggaaCGATTGATTCAGGAAAGACGACCGTGTTACTTTTACCTTCGTTTACTTTCGTGGATAGAGTGGCCTATGGTGATGTCAGACATGTCGTTGATACGTTTATTGATAACCCGAAGCAAGAATCCCGGTTATCGTCTCGACCATGTCCACATGACtatgttgttcttctctgctcGCATCAACGGCGAGATGCCCGCTGTGGAATCACGGCGCCGTTGATCAAAAAGGAGCTGGAGCGCCATCTGCGCGGACACGGACTATATCGCGATTTAGACGATGAGAGGCCCGGTGGGGTGGGCATTTACTTTGTTTCTCATGTTGGGGGGCACAAGTTTGCGGCGAATGTCTTGATTTATcggaagaaggagcagcaGATGATTTGGCTGGGGAGGGTTAAACCGGAGCATTGTGAGGGGGTTGTTAAGTATACCATTCTTCAGGGGAAGGTTGTGCATCCGGATTCGCAGTTGAGGGGTGGGTTTGATCGCATGAAGGGTTTGACTAGTTGGTAA
- a CDS encoding MFS transporter (predicted protein) — protein sequence MESPRESATIVNDPNREEGNVQSETTPLLQKRASDVTGKIISTNVTLFVAGLNDAALGVLVPYILPTYGVTLFQLSQIYLINCAGCLTASFSNIHVCSRIGTGGTLVLGAVIQTLGFALMYWNPPFALFTAAFFLTGMGGAYQDAQANTFTTTVDNAHRWLGILHAVYGVGTIISPIVANVIASRTPVWHDFYFVMLGLGLLNLCLLRWTFREGLFKPNKRNASGTAASELKATLSNKAVWILSGFFFLYVGAEVTVGGWMVQFIVSVRNGDPKEVGYIASGFWTGFTLGRVALADITHYFGERRMVFVYLTLAVTMQLLFWLVPNIVVIAIAVFLLGFVIGPFYPIGLYVLTQVVPEDLRIGALGLTASLGQAGAAAFPFMTGAIASRAGVEVMQPIMLGLLIGIGLFWALLPRQRAISL from the exons ATGGAAAGCCCCCGTGAATCAGCAACCATAGTGAATGATCccaacagagaagaaggaaacgTACAGAGTGAAACAACACCGCTCCTGCAAAAACGGGCAAGCGACGTGACAGGAAAGATAATCAGTACCAATGTTACCCTTTTCGTCGCCGGGCTAAACG ACGCCGCTTTGGGAGTCCTGGTCCCGTACATCCTACCAACCTATGGCGTCACCCTCTTTCAGCTCTCCCAGATCTACCTTATAAACTGTGCTGGCTGTCTCacagcttccttttccaataTCCATGTTTGCTCGCGCATCGGCACGGGCGGTACATTAGTGCTAGGAGCAGTGATCCAAACACTTGGATTCGCACTGATGTACTGGAACCCGCCCTTTGCGCTCTTTActgctgccttcttcttAACTGGCATGGGAGGTGCCTATCAAGACGCCCAGGCGAATACATTCACAACAACAGTTGACAATGCGCATCGCTGGCTGGGAATTCTGCATGCGGTGTATGGTGTTGGGACAATTATCTCACCCATTGTTGCTAATGTAATTGCCTCGCGAACGCCCGTCTGGCATGATTTTTACTTTGTGATGTTGGGCTTGGGGCTATTAAACTTGTGTCTTTTAAGGTGGACATTCCGAGAAGGTCTCTTTAAACCTAACAAGAGGAACGCGAGCGGAACAGCCGCCAGCGAATTGAAAGCCACGCTATCCAATAAAGCGGTCTGGATACTAAgtggattcttctttttgtatGTCGGCGCGGAGGTTACTGTCGGTG GTTGGATGGTCCAATTCATCGTCTCCGTAAGAAATGGAGACCCAAAAGAAGTAGGCTACATAGCCTCTGGATTCTGGACGGGATTCACACTAGGCCGTGTTGCTCTGGCAGACATCACTCACTATTTTGGAGAACGTCGGATGGTGTTCGTCTACCTCACTTTAGCAGTTACCATGCAGCTCCTGTTTTGGCTGGTCCCAAATATCGTTGTAATTGCTATCGCGGTTTTCCTATTAG GATTCGTCATCGGACCATTCTATCCTATTGGGCTCTATGTTCTTACACAGGTGGTGCCGGAGGACCTTCGAATTGGGGCTTTAG GACTCACCGCTAGTTTGGGACAGGCTGGCGCCGctgctttcccttttatGACGGGAGCTATAGCTTCCCGGGCTGGGGTCGAGGTTATGCAGCCGATCATGCTGGGTTTGCTTATTGGGATTGGCTTGTTCTGGGCTTTGCTTCCTAGACAACGGGCAATCAGCCTTTAG
- a CDS encoding uncharacterized protein (predicted protein) — protein sequence MLSVATSIFGLLATVPLAAAGSSPNVLYKDVVVVGGGASGAYAAVRIRDDFGKSIALIEKQDILGGMVDSYTDPKTGKPYNFGVMTFLDAGNATGFFDRFGIEVGSPSLLSVNTDYIDFKTGNPVNFTLPPMADQMAAMAKFLKIVEPWEHLMQPGYGNFPEPDAIPEDLLIPYGDFITKYGLEAAVPLMYESTGLGLGDMTKETTMFVLQGFGASMARAMVGKQNQLAPASGRNQDLYDAVAEDLAGDVLYSSTVIESHRSNSSVILTVKNNKTGETTQIHARRLLLAIEPTAANMAPFDLDRNEKNVLSRFTYTNEYTGIVNNAAFAFNQSYFNLPRTAAPDNYLALPEASFTARIDYIGGGDLFRVTIVGNSTLDTAGAKRLVQNDFNTLLRSGRLAKTSNGEPLSWVDFATHGPMHARVSVADVKAGFFQKLNALQGGRSTWWTGGAFSVNFQTTLWEFDELLFPELLKGLN from the exons ATGCTGTCTGTGGCAACATCCATTTTTGGCCTCTTGGCTACAGTGCCGCTGGCTGCAGCGGGCTCATCACCAAATGTCCTCTACAAAGACGTTGTGGTTGTGGGTGGCGGTGCCTCTGGTGCCTACGCTGCCGTTCGTATCCGGGACGACTTTGGCAAGAGCATCGCTCTCATTGAGAAGCAGGATATCTTG GGTGGCATGGTCGACTCGTACACGGATCCCAAGACCGGCAAGCCTTATAACTTTGGTGTAATGACCTTCCTCGATGCTGGGAACGCGACAGGCTTCTTCGATCGTTTCGGCATTGAGGTTGGAAGTCCATCATTACTCAGCGTCAACACGGACTACATCGACTTCAAGACCGGAAATCCAGTTAACTTCACGCTACCTCCCATGGCGGACCAGATGGCGGCCATGGCCAAATTCCTCAAGATTGTGGAGCCATGGGAACACCTTATGCAGCCCGGGTACGGTAACTTCCCTGAGCCAGACGCAATCCCGGAGGACCTTCTCATCCCCTACGGCGACTTTATCACCAAGTATGGCCTGGAAGCCGCCGTCCCTCTGATGTACGAATCTACCGGTTTAGGGCTGGGCGacatgaccaaggaaacTACCATGTTCGTGCTGCAGGGTTTCGGTGCCTCTATGGCGCGTGCAATGGTGGGCAAGCAGAACCAACTCGCGCCTGCATCGGGTCGGAACCAGGACCTGTACGATGCCGTCGCGGAGGATCTCGCCGGCGACGTATTGTATTCTAGCACAGTAATCGAGAGCCACCGCAGTAACTCCAGTGTCATCCTCACAGtcaagaacaacaagacGGGTGAAACCACCCAGATCCACGCTCGGCGACTTCTACTGGCGATCGAGCCTACCGCGGCTAACATGGCTCCGTTCGACCTGGACCGTAATGAGAAGAACGTCCTCTCCAGATTCACCTACACCAATGAATACACCGGTATTGTGAACAACGCCGCCTTTGCATTCAACCAATCCTATTTCAACCTGCCCCGGACAGCCGCGCCGGACAACTACCTCGCCCTGCCCGAAGCGTCTTTCACAGCTCGCATTGACTacatcggcggcggcgacCTCTTCAGGGTGACCATTGTCGGTAACAGCACGCTCGACACAGCCGGTGCCAAGAGACTCGTCCAGAACGACTTCAACACACTGCTGCGTTCGGGCCGTTTGGCGAAGACAAGCAACGGGGAGCCGCTCAGCTGGGTGGACTTTGCGACCCACGGTCCCATGCATGCCCGTGTTTCTGTCGCCGATGTCAAGGCcggcttcttccagaagcTGAACGCTTTGCAGGGTGGTCGGTCAACCTGGTGGACTGGCGGTGCTTTCTCGGTTAACTTCCAGACAACGTTGTGGGAGTTTGACGAGCTCCTTTTCCCGGAACTTCTTAAGGGGCTGAACTAG
- a CDS encoding serine hydrolase domain-containing protein (predicted protein), with protein sequence MELCQVLERLEGAHTQIERVGEICGASSISYGVLHYGDVIYMKSVGLRDQAQRLPADSQTIYPLASVSKGFLAAAVGVLVDEGKLNWHVPIRTYLPQFDPVHDRDLGQYANMIDLLSHATGIAQHELLHIGPFGSIISESSKLVHLLNALPTSNSHGSRFRRWWLYNNHVSALASQVLESVSDGVCYPDYLEQRILRPLHMLRTFISTNKFDSDSNIALPYARLSDGSFAKLAFPEWLQETTHILASQGVTSCVQDLLIWAKAILERELWEQLQDKEKLDRPFPPNNPLRQVTTIRHGHNPHPLDDALGHPSHYCLGWLGLTLPSSNLGMISFNKETRRSCDHLDYVLGKDSPPLRVILHNGKAPGYNSAIYTFPETTSAIIVLSNGATDGDPADWGAQILTQELFDLRPRMDIVSLAEKEAALSRRWFDDCILRPLREDLQRCERGSRAGNSHLHDLKRYEGRYRNVYLLTTVNIRFDEPSLGLTVSFNHRTDKEYTLRFHNEHGFSFLPPDRDSWLRDCMLEVFDYRTGILKFTHTDDGHISGLWWKWSAWEEASFFTKQPST encoded by the coding sequence ATGGAATTGTGCCAGGTACTTGAACGACTAGAAGGGGCTCACACACAAATTGAACGCGTTGGTGAAATTTGCGGGGCCTCGTCTATATCTTATGGAGTCCTTCATTACGGTGATGTCATATATATGAAGAGCGTGGGACTGAGAGACCAAGCACAGCGTCTGCCGGCAGATTCACAGACTATTTATCCACTGGCATCGGTATCAAAGGGGTTCTTAGCGGCTGCCGTAGGAGTCCTGGTGGATGAAGGCAAGCTTAATTGGCATGTCCCTATCCGCACATATCTACCGCAGTTTGATCCCGTCCATGATCGAGATTTGGGACAATATGCCAACATGATTGATCTGCTCAGTCATGCTACCGGGATAGCACAGCATGAGCTACTTCATATTGGGCCATTTGGGTCAATTATCAGCGAATCGTCTAAGCTAGTTCATTTACTAAATGCATTGCCGACATCCAATAGTCATGGGTCAAGGTTTCGCCGGTGGTGGCTTTACAACAATCATGTATCGGCACTGGCGAGCCAAGTGCTCGAGAGTGTCTCAGACGGAGTGTGCTACCCTGATTATCTAGAACAACGCATCCTACGTCCTTTGCACATGCTCCGAACTTTCATCTCCACAAACAAATTCGACTCAGACTCAAACATAGCTTTACCATATGCTCGCCTATCAGATGGCTCCTTCGCGAAACTGGCATTTCCCGAATGGCTCCAAGAGACAACCCACATTCTTGCGAGTCAGGGGGTGACCAGCTGCGTCCAAGATCTACTGATATGGGCGAAAGCGATATTGGAACGCGAATTGTGGGAGCAGCTCCAGGATAAGGAGAAGCTTGACCGGCCCTTTCCTCCAAATAACCCACTGCGCCAAGTAACAACCATCCGCCATGGCCACAACCCACATCCTTTGGATGATGCTCTAGGTCATCCGAGTCATTACTGTCTAGGCTGGTTGGGTCTTACTCTCCCATCTTCAAACCTTGGTATGATTAGCTTCAACAAAGAGACGCGTCGCTCCTGTGACCATCTTGATTATGTATTAGGCAAGGATTCACCACCTCTCAGAGTTATACTGCACAACGGAAAGGCCCCTGGCTACAATTCCGCCATATACACTTTTCCCGAAACAACTAGTGCAATCATTGTTCTTTCCAATGGAGCTACTGATGGTGATCCTGCTGACTGGGGTGCGCAAATCCTAACTCAGGAGCTATTCGACCTACGACCTCGGATGGATATAGTAAGTCTGGCTGAAAAGGAGGCCGCACTTAGCCGGCGCTGGTTCGATGACTGCATCCTGCGTCCATTGCGGGAAGATTTACAAAGATGTGAACGCGGTAGCAGGGCTGGTAACAGTCATTTACACGATCTTAAACGATATGAAGGCCGTTATCGGAATGTCTATCTCCTAACAACCGTCAATATTCGCTTTGACGAACCCAGTTTAGGCCTTACTGTCTCTTTTAATCATCGCACCGATAAAGAGTATACATTAAGGTTTCATAATGAGCACGGATTCAGCTTCCTTCCACCTGATCGAGATTCTTGGCTACGCGACTGTATGTTGGAGGTGTTCGACTACCGAACAGGAATTTTGAAGTTTACGCATACAGATGATGGTCACATTTCTGGGCtgtggtggaagtggagtGCATGGGAGGAAGCATCTTTCTTCACGAAGCAGCCTTCTACTTAA
- a CDS encoding uncharacterized protein (predicted protein): MGASSLSPTSRPRVWNIVRQRFKDSLHDETDLEICMETFSLDILLSQLKSVAKAHRNENFLLARLSRFRPSLVYLNDFMTVLVLSFALDGKAGALLWGGICLLLSLLAPLEEIFSEVQTMLEELIAALPGIHPFEDNIILDEKLETAMVGLYTELALFCARAISFIRVRRQHLSPIRQSWPQLSREFQQGLKRVQMLSQQVERETQRAATTAALKWNNEIITLFQSLSTGHKHAGPELPCFHIPLTLNDRFYIREGLLDQISGTLNPKAGRSGPRALALYGIGGAGKTQTALQYAYRAREQYDAVLWISADSTVKMAQDYMAVARRLGVLPETQETQDAFGAMAKMKSWLADTTCSWLLIFDNADNLEVLEYGWPNGVVGSILITTRDFNASLHPASQGLHVNVFDNKMGAEALQRLLGPSYDYPSNTPLIAELNEQLGGLPLALNQISNYIRQQKMGLKDFLILYQNNQEKLHKRRPAAFDYQHTIGTVWEFALEKLTGNAAVLQRLLAFLDPEAIDEATLCNAASTLSKQASLTDSSLMFLADPIDFEDAKAELLRAALIDRDPRTKSISVHRLIQQVTLSGLSPVDKTRYFDLCCQLLCQAFPSSWTDQEHVWVYHAWKACEKCLRHVMFLAERFAQVEGGLKCLDTFIELLLRCSWYLYEAEYYEESLNLLQVCLQALERKGDTNSSRYAQAHNVTGLVQVDLRENNKALQSLKIALKIREKILPPTDWGIGVSISNVGFAYTEQGDLTQAMNYLQRSLEFRKAINCRMVDNSYANIASCLLRMGKPNEAEAMYTSVPDVRDLTDEQLLRENLPRYSSGMQLLSMIRQAQGRLDEALDFASKVLQFRRQKFGSRFKTCDSLCHVAKLMLLTKKSMAALAEGHADAAECLRDAIRAKEIALGRLGSDYDSTLADDDEAAYTQLVAWLLW, translated from the exons ATGGGAGCCTCTTCCCTCAGTCCAACCTCGCGACCACGGGTCTGGAACATTGTACGGCAACGATTCAAAGACAGCTTACATGATGAGACTGATTTGGAGATCTGCATGGAGACCTTCTCCCTTGACATCCTTTTGTCACAACTCAAGAGCGTGGCGAAGGCTCACCGAAATGAAAACTTTCTGCTAGCGAGGCTGTCCCGGTTTCGTCCAAGCCTGGTATACTTGAATGACTTCATGACTGTGCTGGTCTTATCGTTTGCCCTTGATGGCAAAGCCGGCGCTCTACTATGGGGTGGAATCTGTCTTCTGCTATCA CTACTGGCGCCCTTGGAAGAGATCTTTAGCGAGGTCCAGACTATGCTCGAAGAGTTGATTGCGGCGCTGCCTGGGATCCATCCCTTTGAGGATAATATCATTTTGGATGAAAAGCTGGAGACCGCCATGGTTGGCTTGTATACTGAGTTGGCGCTGTTTTGTGCGCGTGCTATCAGTTTCATTCGTGTGCGGCGTCAGCATT TGTCTCCAATTCGGCAGTCATGGCCGCAGTTAAGTCGTGAGTTCCAACAAGGCCTTAAGCGTGTTCAGATGCTATCCCAACAAGTGGAGCGAGAGACTCAGCGCGCAGCTACCACAGCGGCTCTAAAATGGAACAATGAAATAATCACTTTATTTCAGTCGCTGAGTACTGGCCATAAGCACGCTGGCCCAGAGCTACCTTGTTTTCACATTCCATTAACATTGAATGACCGTTTCTATATCCGTGAAGGCTTGTTGGATCAGATCTCCGGTACCCTGAACCCTAAAGCTGGTCGCTCTGGCCCGCGTGCTTTGGCGTTGTATGGGATTGGTGGAGCAGGGAAAACCCAGACTGCATTGCAATATGCCTATCGTGCGCGGGAGCAATATGATGCTGTTCTTTGGATCTCCGCCGATAGTACCGTTAAAATGGCACAGGACTACATGGCTGTCGCACGACGCCTCGGTGTTCTTCCCGAAACGCAGGAGACTCAGGACGCGTTCGGGGCCATGGCCAAAATGAAGTCTTGGCTCGCAGATACAACGTGCTCCTGGCTTCTTATATTCGATAACGCAGACAACTTGGAAGTTCTGGAATATGGTTGGCCAAATGGTGTGGTAGGATCTATCCTAATAACAACCCGTGATTTTAATGCCAGCCTACATCCCGCATCACAGGGTCTCCATGTGAATGTTTTCGATAACAAGATGGGTGCCGAAGCTTTGCAACGACTCCTCGGGCCTAGCTATGACTATCCGAGTAATACCCCATTAATAGCTGAGCTCAATGAACAACTAGGAGGTTTACCCCTTGCCCTGAACCAAATCAGCAACTACATCCGGCAGCAGAAGATGGGCCTAAAGGACTTCCTCATCCTTTACCAAAATAACCAGGAAAAGCTGCACAAAAGACGGCCGGCAGCGTTTGATTACCAGCACACAATTGGAACGGTGTGGGAGTTTGCCTTGGAAAAGCTTACCGGTAATGCAGCTGTCTTACAACGCCTTCTGGCCTTTCTTGATCCTGAAGCTATTGACGAGGCCACCTTATGCAACGCCGCCTCTACACTTTCCAAACAGGCCTCACTAACTGACTCTAGTCTAATGTTCCTGGCAGATCCAATCGACTTCGAGGATGCCAAAGCAGAACTCCTCCGGGCTGCATTGATAGATCGTGACCCACGGACCAAAAGCATTTCTGTCCACCGTTTGATCCAACAGGTGACGCTTTCAGGGCTTTCCCCTGTAGATAAAACTCGATATTTTGATCTGTGCTGTCAGCTTCTATGTCAGGCCTTTCCAAGTTCATGGACCGACCAGGAGCATGTTTGGGTGTATCATGCCTGGAAAGCTTGCGAGAAATGCTTGCGACACGTAATGTTCTTAGCGGAGAGGTTTGCGCAGGTTGAGGGAGGATTGAAATGCTTGGATACGTTTATTGAGCTTCTGCTTCGATGTTCATG GTATCTATATGAGGCTGAATACTACGAGGAAAGTCTAAACCTCCTCCAGGTCTGCCTGCAAGCCTTAGAACGGAAGGGAGACACGAACTCTAGCAGATATGCACAGGCTCACAACGTGACGGGTCTAGTACAAGTAGATCTTCgggaaaataataaagcACTGCAAAGTCTGAAAATAGCGTTGAAAATACGGGAAAAAATATTACCACCCACCGACTGGGGAATAGGAGTCAGCATCAGTAACGTAGGCTTCGCCTATACTGAGCAAGGCGACCTGACCCAAGCTATGAATTACCTCCAGCGATCCCTAGAGTTCCGAAAGGCAATCAACTGCAGAATGGTGGACAATTCCTACGCTAATATTGCCAGTTGCCTTCTGCGAATGGGAAAGCCAAACGAGGCTGAGGCCATGTACACTTCCGTTCCAGATGTCCGTGATTTAACCGATGAACAACTCCTGCGAGAGAATCTGCCCCGGTATTCCAGTGGCATGCAGCTATTGAGTATGATACGACAGGCTCAAGGTCGACTAGACGAAGCTTTAGACTTCGCCTCTAAAGTCCTTCAGTTCCGACGACAGAAGTTCGGCTCTCGCTTCAAGACTTGTGATTCACTTTGCCATGTTGCCAAGCTTATGCTACTGACGAAGAAATCTATGGCTGCTCT AGCTGAGGGTcatgcagatgcagcagagTGCTTGAGAGACGCTATTCGCGCAAAGGAAATTGCTCTGGGACGTCTTGGAAGTGATTATGACTCTACCCTGgcagacgatgatgaagcggCGTATACACAGCTAGTGGCATGGTTACTTTGGTGA
- a CDS encoding uncharacterized protein (predicted protein) has product MVPSSKSKCARYFATLMEAHWKYFGLSSFCQPTSNLVIHILRFRRRRLLHNRYSKRYLNGELTDNDAWEILTTLGQLEFPAMFQIGLEYALFRTYAIPTISRVLLRKSDFASPKTWYKRYSDTVALMVEALANPPASRRGHEAIARVKYLHHAYRESGSIMEDDMLYTLGLLTIEPAKWIDRYEWDQTSQMEKCAMGTYWKSFGDAMEVSYDSLPSGKKGFKDGLQFFEEIEKWCRDYEIQAMPHHPPGISDLQDQLIRNVALNGVPKILHNLARNMILVLMDDQLRLSQPAPWVYALTHTVLVVRKYILRYLVLPRPLLFRQLRVNPDPEERSPHRVRIWEAYPYYVAPTLWNRWGPYAWITWAQGRPLPGDDGDRFMPCGFNTRDIGPSYMKGRGRNYARQENVKLRRGRRGQCPF; this is encoded by the exons ATGGTGCCATCCTCAAAGTCAAAGTGTGCACGTTATTTTGCTACCCTGATGGAAGCTCACTGGAAGTATTTCGGcctttcttcattctgtCAGCCCACGTCCAACCTAGTCA TTCATATCCTGCGATTCCGTCGACGGAGATTACTCCATAACCGATACTCGAAACGTTATCTGAACGGGGAATTGACAGATAATGATGCATGGGAGATATTGACCACTCTAGGACAGCTAGAGTTCCCGGCCATGTTTCAAATAGGGTTGGAATATGCTTTATTCCGG ACCTATGCGATTCCCACCATTTCTCGAGTTCTTCTAAGGAAATCCGATTTTGCTTCACCGAAAACCTGGTATAAGCGATATTCGGACACCGTGGCTTTGATGGTCGAAGCGCTAGCAAATCCACCAGCGTCCCGACGCGGTCACGAAGCGATTGCTCGTGTGAAATACCTACATCATGCATATAGGGAATCGGGCAGTATCATGGAAGATGACATGCTTTACACACTCGGGCTGCTCACGATCGAGCCCGCCAAATGGATCGATCGATATGAGTGGGATCAGACGAGTCAGATGGAAAAGTGTGCAATGGGTACGTACTGGAAAAGCTTCGGCGACGCGATGGAAGTCAGCTACGATTCTTTACCATCAGGTAAGAAAGGGTTCAAGGATGGCCTGCAATTCtttgaggagattgagaaatGGTGCCGTGACTACGAAATACAAGCGATGCCTCATCACCCGCCTGGCATTAGTGATCTACAGGATCAGCTGATACGGAATGTTGCTCTGAATGGTGTACCCAAGATATTGCACAACCTGGCTAGAAACATGATACTTGTTTTGATGGACGACCAGCTGCGACTATCTCAGCCCGCTCCATGGGTTTACGCTCTAACCCACACTGTATTGGTTGTTCGGAAGTACATCCTTCGATACCTTGTCCTGCCACGCCCGCTGCTCTTTCGACAGTTAAGAGTAAACCCAGATCCGGAAGAACGGTCTCCACACCGAGTACGCATCTGGGAAGCCTATCCTTATTACGTGGCCCCGACACTTTGGAATCGTTGGGGGCCATATGCCTGGATTACTTGGGCCCAGGGACGGCCTCTTCCGGGCGATGATGGTGATAGGTTCATGCCGTGTGGATTCAATACGCGTGATATAGGGCCGTCATATATGAAAGGGAGAGGCAGAAATTATGCCAGACAGGAAAATGTGAAACTTAGAAGAGGGCGAAGGGGACAGTGTCCTTTTTGA